In Streptomyces sp. NBC_00414, a single window of DNA contains:
- a CDS encoding arginase family protein has product MSALRNLVVLDAPSNLGLRPPAPGTVPGCYKLAGALREQRIVRRLNALEGGVVVPPRYDRGDWQEGDGVFNAAALATYTRTLADRIEAHVRAGELPVVLGGDCSIQLGASLALRRIGRYGLAAVDASHDFRHPGNSGHVGAAGGEEVALATGRGQDDLTDLEGLKPYLRDEDVRFFGIRDEFEDDRAELAALKMPTVTVGDIREWGADALARATAEAFEVPDLDGFWVHLDADVLDPSVMPAVDSPDPDGLLPDELVALLRPLVRSPHCVGFNVTIYDPDLDPDGTAGALLADIVVAAFAQS; this is encoded by the coding sequence GTGAGTGCTCTTCGGAATCTCGTCGTCCTGGACGCCCCCTCGAACCTCGGGCTCCGCCCGCCCGCCCCCGGCACGGTGCCCGGCTGCTACAAGCTGGCCGGCGCCCTGCGCGAGCAGCGGATCGTGCGGAGGCTGAACGCCCTGGAGGGCGGCGTGGTCGTACCGCCGCGCTACGACCGCGGCGACTGGCAGGAGGGCGACGGCGTCTTCAACGCCGCCGCGCTCGCCACGTACACCCGCACGCTCGCCGACCGCATCGAGGCACACGTACGGGCCGGGGAACTGCCCGTCGTCCTCGGCGGCGACTGTTCCATCCAGCTCGGCGCCTCACTGGCGCTGCGCCGCATCGGCCGCTACGGGCTCGCGGCGGTGGACGCCTCGCACGACTTCCGCCACCCGGGCAACTCCGGCCACGTCGGCGCGGCGGGCGGCGAGGAGGTCGCCCTGGCCACCGGCCGCGGCCAGGACGACCTGACGGACCTGGAAGGGCTCAAGCCCTATCTGCGCGACGAGGACGTACGGTTCTTCGGCATCCGCGACGAGTTCGAGGACGACCGGGCTGAGCTGGCCGCGCTGAAGATGCCCACGGTGACCGTCGGCGACATCCGGGAGTGGGGCGCCGACGCCCTGGCACGGGCCACCGCCGAAGCCTTCGAGGTGCCCGACCTGGACGGCTTCTGGGTGCATCTCGACGCCGACGTGCTCGACCCGTCCGTGATGCCCGCCGTCGACAGCCCCGACCCCGACGGGCTGCTGCCCGACGAACTGGTCGCACTGCTGCGGCCGTTGGTGCGCTCCCCGCACTGCGTCGGCTTCAACGTCACGATCTACGACCCCGACCTGGACCCCGACGGAACCGCCGGCGCCCTCCTGGCCGACATCGTCGTCGCGGCCTTTGCGCAGTCCTGA
- a CDS encoding GNAT family N-acetyltransferase, whose amino-acid sequence MSGSTASASVYLAEGPRVGIRPFTHEDGPEFTARARESKALHQPWLFPPGTPAAYTSYAGRLIDDPTKAGFFVCEKDGGGIAGFVNINNIVEGAFLCGALGYGAFAHAAGRGLMSEGLDLVVRYAFGTLGLHRLEINVQPGNAASIALANRCGFRLEGFSPDFLFIDGAWRDHERWAITADMIRT is encoded by the coding sequence ATGTCCGGCTCCACCGCGTCCGCGTCCGTGTACCTCGCCGAAGGCCCCCGCGTGGGTATTCGCCCCTTCACCCACGAGGACGGGCCCGAGTTCACCGCCCGGGCCCGGGAGAGCAAGGCCCTGCACCAGCCGTGGCTCTTCCCGCCCGGCACCCCCGCCGCCTACACCTCGTACGCGGGCCGGCTGATCGACGATCCGACCAAGGCCGGGTTCTTCGTCTGCGAGAAGGACGGCGGGGGGATCGCCGGGTTCGTCAACATCAACAACATCGTCGAGGGCGCCTTCCTGTGCGGGGCGCTCGGGTACGGGGCCTTCGCGCACGCGGCCGGCCGCGGGCTGATGAGCGAGGGGCTCGACCTGGTCGTGCGGTACGCGTTCGGCACGCTCGGGCTGCACCGGCTGGAGATCAACGTCCAGCCGGGCAACGCCGCTTCGATCGCGCTGGCGAACCGCTGCGGGTTCCGGCTGGAGGGCTTCTCGCCGGACTTCCTCTTCATCGACGGGGCCTGGCGGGATCATGAGCGCTGGGCCATCACCGCCGATATGATTCGAACGTGA
- a CDS encoding DUF1049 domain-containing protein, translating to MSPKTSQNSGGGGGAGAGRGSLLTPGRVAVVALAVLGLVFIFENTRATKIRLLIPEVTMPLWMALLATAVIGALCGAYFMRRRG from the coding sequence ATGAGCCCGAAGACTTCGCAGAACAGTGGCGGTGGTGGTGGCGCGGGAGCGGGCAGGGGGAGCCTGCTCACCCCCGGGCGGGTGGCTGTCGTCGCGCTGGCCGTTCTCGGGCTGGTCTTCATCTTCGAGAACACCCGGGCCACGAAGATCCGTCTGCTGATTCCCGAGGTGACCATGCCCTTGTGGATGGCGCTGCTCGCCACGGCGGTGATCGGAGCGCTGTGCGGGGCGTACTTCATGCGCCGCCGGGGCTGA
- a CDS encoding S66 peptidase family protein yields MKDLVRPPRLVAGARVAVVAPSGPVPEERLQAGLDILRGWDLEPVVAPHVLDRHGRFDYLAGTDADRAADLQAAWCDPSVDAVFCARGGYGVQRMTDLLDWDALRAAGPKVFLGFSDITALHEAFAARLGLVTLHGPMAAGIDFVKNARAQEHLRATLFEPETVRTIRSAGQALVPGRASGVLLGGCLCLLASELGTPHARPSAAGGLLCLEDVGEETYRLDRYLTQLLRAGWFDGVAGILLGSWDRCDPYERVRDLVLDRLGGLGVPIAEEFGFGHGDGALTIPFGVRAELDAGAGALTLDVPALA; encoded by the coding sequence TTGAAGGACCTTGTCAGGCCGCCGCGGCTGGTCGCCGGAGCCCGGGTCGCCGTCGTCGCGCCGAGCGGGCCCGTGCCCGAGGAACGCCTCCAGGCGGGCCTCGACATCCTGCGCGGCTGGGACCTGGAACCGGTCGTCGCACCCCATGTCCTGGACCGGCACGGGCGGTTCGACTACCTGGCGGGCACGGACGCCGACCGGGCGGCCGACCTCCAGGCCGCCTGGTGCGACCCGTCCGTGGACGCGGTGTTCTGCGCCCGCGGCGGCTACGGCGTACAGCGCATGACCGACCTGCTCGACTGGGACGCCCTGCGGGCCGCGGGACCCAAGGTGTTCCTCGGGTTCAGCGACATCACGGCCCTCCACGAGGCCTTCGCGGCCCGGCTGGGACTCGTGACCCTGCACGGCCCGATGGCCGCGGGCATCGACTTCGTCAAGAACGCCCGCGCCCAGGAGCACCTCAGGGCGACCCTCTTCGAGCCGGAGACCGTGCGGACCATCAGGTCGGCCGGACAGGCGCTGGTCCCGGGGCGGGCCTCGGGCGTCCTGCTCGGCGGCTGCCTGTGCCTGCTCGCCTCCGAGCTGGGCACACCGCACGCCCGGCCCTCCGCGGCCGGCGGCCTGCTGTGCCTGGAGGACGTGGGCGAGGAGACGTACCGCCTGGACCGCTACCTCACCCAGCTCCTGCGGGCCGGCTGGTTCGACGGCGTCGCGGGGATCCTGCTCGGGTCCTGGGACCGGTGCGATCCGTACGAGCGGGTGCGGGACCTGGTTCTCGACCGGCTCGGCGGGCTCGGGGTGCCGATCGCGGAGGAGTTCGGCTTCGGGCACGGGGACGGGGCGCTGACGATTCCGTTCGGGGTGCGGGCGGAGCTGGACGCGGGGGCGGGGGCCCTGACACTGGATGTACCGGCCCTGGCCTGA
- a CDS encoding prolyl oligopeptidase family serine peptidase has protein sequence MGDTVQTLAYGSWPSPIDAALAAAHDGHPDYVGFVGDEAWWTEPRPAEGGRRTLVRRRADGTEESVLPAPWNVRSRVVEYGGQPWAGTAGEDGPVVVFVNFADQRLYAYEPADPGKGPRPLTPLSSVGGGLRWVDPRLHLELDEVWCVLEEFTGEGPSDVRRVVAAVPLDGSAAEDREAVRELTDGQHRFVTGPRVSPDGRRAAWLVWDHPRMPWDGTELMVADVTPDGTFGEPRRAAGGPDEAIAQADWDRDGALLYSSDRTGWWNLYRDGEALCTREEEFGGPLWTIGRRWFAPLDSGLIAVVHGRGATALGILDPETGEVVDAAGPWSEYEATLAVDGSRVVTVAASPRSAYEVVELDARTGRARVVGAPHNDPVDPAYYPEPQIRTFTGPAGRDIHAHVYPPHHPGHVAPGDVLPPYVVWAHGGPTGRAPLVLDLQIAYFTSRGIGVAEVNYGGSTGYGREYRNRLREQWGVVDVEDCAAVALALAEEGTADRDRLAVRGGSAGGWTTAASLVSTDVYACGTILYPVLDLVGWGVGETHDFESQYLESLIGPRAEVPGRYAERSPTEHADRVTAPFLLLQGLDDVICPPAQCERFLARLEERAQSVPHAYITFEGEGHGFRRTDTMVRALEAELSLYAQVFGLTPPGVPALELVK, from the coding sequence ATGGGGGACACAGTGCAGACGCTGGCCTACGGTTCCTGGCCCTCGCCCATCGACGCGGCGCTCGCCGCCGCACACGACGGGCACCCCGACTACGTCGGCTTCGTCGGCGACGAGGCCTGGTGGACCGAGCCCCGGCCCGCCGAGGGCGGCCGTCGCACCCTGGTGCGCCGCCGCGCCGACGGCACCGAGGAGTCGGTCCTGCCCGCCCCGTGGAACGTCCGCAGCCGCGTCGTCGAGTACGGCGGACAGCCCTGGGCCGGCACGGCCGGCGAGGACGGCCCGGTGGTCGTGTTCGTGAACTTCGCCGACCAGCGGCTGTACGCGTACGAGCCCGCCGACCCCGGGAAGGGCCCGCGCCCCCTCACTCCCCTCTCCTCCGTCGGCGGCGGACTGCGGTGGGTGGACCCGCGGCTGCACCTGGAACTCGACGAGGTCTGGTGCGTACTGGAGGAGTTCACCGGCGAGGGGCCCAGCGATGTGCGGCGGGTCGTCGCCGCGGTGCCGCTGGACGGATCGGCCGCCGAGGACCGGGAGGCGGTGCGCGAACTCACCGACGGACAGCACCGGTTCGTCACCGGGCCGCGGGTCTCGCCCGACGGGCGCCGCGCGGCCTGGCTGGTCTGGGACCACCCGCGGATGCCGTGGGACGGCACCGAGCTGATGGTCGCCGACGTGACCCCCGACGGCACGTTCGGGGAACCCCGCAGGGCCGCGGGCGGACCGGACGAGGCGATCGCCCAGGCCGACTGGGACCGGGACGGAGCCCTCCTTTACTCCAGCGACCGCACCGGCTGGTGGAACCTCTACCGCGACGGCGAAGCGCTGTGCACGCGCGAGGAGGAGTTCGGCGGCCCGCTGTGGACGATCGGCCGCCGCTGGTTCGCACCGCTCGACAGCGGACTGATCGCCGTCGTGCACGGCCGGGGCGCCACCGCGCTCGGCATCCTCGACCCGGAGACCGGCGAGGTCGTCGACGCGGCCGGACCCTGGAGCGAGTACGAGGCCACCCTCGCCGTCGACGGCAGCCGCGTCGTCACCGTCGCCGCCAGCCCGCGCAGCGCCTACGAGGTCGTGGAACTGGACGCCCGGACCGGACGGGCCCGTGTCGTGGGAGCCCCGCACAACGACCCGGTGGACCCCGCCTACTACCCGGAACCGCAGATCCGTACGTTCACCGGGCCCGCCGGGCGGGATATCCACGCCCACGTCTACCCGCCCCACCACCCCGGCCACGTGGCTCCCGGCGATGTGCTCCCGCCCTACGTCGTCTGGGCGCACGGCGGACCCACCGGCCGTGCCCCGCTCGTCCTCGACCTGCAGATCGCGTACTTCACCTCGCGCGGCATCGGGGTCGCCGAGGTCAACTACGGCGGCTCCACCGGATACGGGCGCGAGTACCGCAACCGGCTGCGCGAGCAGTGGGGTGTCGTGGACGTCGAGGACTGCGCGGCCGTCGCCCTGGCCCTCGCCGAGGAGGGCACCGCCGACCGCGACCGGCTGGCCGTCCGGGGCGGCAGCGCGGGCGGCTGGACCACGGCCGCCTCGCTGGTGAGCACCGACGTCTACGCGTGCGGGACGATCCTCTACCCCGTCCTCGACCTGGTGGGCTGGGGCGTCGGCGAGACCCACGACTTCGAGTCCCAGTACCTGGAGAGCCTGATCGGACCGCGCGCCGAGGTCCCCGGACGGTACGCGGAGCGGTCGCCCACCGAGCACGCCGACCGGGTCACCGCGCCCTTCCTGCTCCTCCAGGGCCTCGACGACGTCATCTGCCCGCCCGCCCAGTGCGAGCGGTTCCTGGCCAGGCTGGAGGAGCGGGCACAGTCCGTGCCGCACGCCTACATCACCTTCGAGGGCGAGGGCCACGGCTTCCGCCGCACCGACACGATGGTGCGCGCCCTGGAGGCCGAACTCTCCCTGTACGCGCAGGTGTTCGGCCTCACTCCGCCCGGCGTTCCCGCACTGGAGCTCGTCAAGTGA
- a CDS encoding M20/M25/M40 family metallo-hydrolase: MADISATQEPTVDERALDEVVRFTSDLIRIDTTNRGGGDCQERPAAEYAAARLAEAGLEPTLLERTKGRTNVVARLEGTDPSADALLVHGHLDVVPAQAEDWSVHPFSGEVRDGVVWGRGAVDMKNMDAMILAVVRQWARSGVRPRRDLVIAFTADEEASAEDGSGFLADRHAGLFGGCTEGISESGAFTFHDGGGRQLYPLAAGERGTGWLKLTARGRAGHGSKVNRSNAVTRLAAAIARIGDHQWPVRLTPTVRAALTELAVLYGVEPDLDDPDGVDRLMEKIGPAASLVEATVRNSANPTMLDAGYKVNVIPGEASAHVDGRFLAGTEDEFRATLDQLTGPDVDWEFVHREVALQAPLDSTTYARMRAAVEEFAPEGNVVPYCMSGGTDAKQFSRLGITGYGFAPLKLPPGFDYQALFHGVDERVPVEALHFGVRVLDRFLRTA; encoded by the coding sequence ATGGCTGACATCAGCGCGACACAAGAGCCGACCGTCGACGAGCGGGCACTGGACGAGGTCGTCCGGTTCACCTCCGACCTCATCCGCATCGACACCACCAACCGCGGTGGCGGCGACTGCCAGGAGCGGCCGGCCGCCGAGTACGCCGCCGCCCGGCTCGCCGAGGCAGGGCTGGAGCCGACCCTCCTGGAGCGCACCAAGGGGCGTACGAACGTCGTCGCACGCCTGGAGGGCACCGACCCGTCCGCTGACGCGCTGCTCGTCCACGGTCACCTGGACGTCGTACCCGCGCAGGCGGAGGACTGGAGCGTCCATCCGTTCTCCGGCGAAGTCCGCGACGGGGTCGTCTGGGGGCGCGGCGCCGTCGACATGAAGAACATGGACGCGATGATCCTCGCGGTCGTCCGGCAGTGGGCGCGCTCCGGTGTACGCCCCCGCCGCGACCTGGTGATCGCGTTCACCGCGGACGAGGAGGCGAGCGCCGAGGACGGCTCGGGCTTCCTCGCCGACCGGCACGCGGGGCTCTTCGGGGGGTGCACCGAGGGCATCAGCGAGTCCGGGGCGTTCACCTTCCACGACGGCGGCGGGCGTCAGCTGTACCCCCTCGCCGCCGGTGAGCGCGGCACCGGCTGGCTCAAGCTCACCGCCCGCGGCCGGGCCGGCCACGGCTCCAAGGTGAACCGGTCCAACGCGGTGACCCGGCTCGCCGCCGCGATCGCCCGGATCGGCGACCACCAGTGGCCCGTACGGCTCACCCCGACGGTCCGCGCGGCACTCACCGAACTCGCCGTGCTGTACGGCGTCGAGCCCGATCTCGACGATCCCGACGGCGTCGACCGGCTGATGGAGAAGATCGGCCCCGCCGCGTCCCTCGTCGAGGCAACGGTCCGCAACAGCGCCAACCCGACCATGCTGGACGCCGGTTACAAGGTCAACGTGATCCCCGGCGAGGCGAGCGCGCACGTCGACGGACGCTTTCTGGCCGGTACCGAGGACGAGTTCCGGGCCACCCTCGACCAGCTCACCGGGCCGGACGTGGACTGGGAGTTCGTCCACCGCGAGGTCGCCCTGCAGGCGCCGCTGGACTCGACGACGTACGCCCGTATGCGGGCCGCCGTGGAGGAGTTCGCGCCCGAGGGGAACGTCGTGCCCTACTGCATGTCGGGCGGCACGGACGCCAAGCAGTTCTCGCGGCTGGGCATCACCGGCTACGGATTCGCGCCGCTGAAACTCCCGCCGGGCTTCGACTACCAGGCGCTCTTCCACGGAGTCGACGAACGGGTGCCCGTCGAGGCACTGCATTTCGGTGTCCGGGTACTCGACCGCTTCCTGCGCACGGCCTAG
- a CDS encoding M55 family metallopeptidase yields the protein MVKILISADMEGATGVTWPADVLPGTPQWERCRSMFTSDVNAAVLGFLDGGADEVLVNEAHWTMRNLLLEQLDERAQMLTGRHKSLSMVEGVQHGDVDGIAFVGYHAGAGMEGVLAHTYLANSITGVWINGERASEGLLNARVVAEYGVPVVLVTGDDVACEDALGYAPEALKVAVKDHVSRYAAVCRTPARTAADIRSAAKEAARLAVRHEPAQAGPFTVALEFDAEHLAMAATVVPGVEQSGERKVAYTSATMYEGIRTFKAVTTIVSAAVEETYG from the coding sequence ATGGTAAAGATCCTCATCAGCGCCGACATGGAGGGCGCCACCGGGGTGACCTGGCCGGCCGACGTGCTGCCGGGCACACCGCAGTGGGAGCGGTGCCGGTCGATGTTCACCTCGGACGTGAACGCCGCGGTCCTCGGCTTCCTCGACGGCGGCGCCGACGAGGTCCTCGTCAACGAGGCCCACTGGACCATGCGCAACCTGCTCCTGGAACAACTGGACGAACGGGCGCAGATGCTCACAGGGCGGCACAAGTCGCTCTCCATGGTCGAGGGCGTGCAGCACGGCGACGTCGACGGCATCGCCTTCGTCGGCTACCACGCGGGAGCGGGCATGGAGGGCGTCCTCGCCCACACCTACCTCGCCAACTCGATCACCGGCGTGTGGATCAACGGCGAGCGGGCCAGCGAGGGCCTGCTCAACGCGCGCGTCGTCGCCGAGTACGGAGTCCCCGTCGTGCTGGTCACCGGTGACGACGTGGCCTGCGAGGACGCGCTCGGCTACGCGCCCGAGGCACTGAAGGTCGCCGTCAAGGACCATGTCTCGCGGTACGCGGCCGTGTGCCGCACCCCGGCCCGTACGGCGGCGGACATCCGCTCGGCGGCCAAGGAGGCGGCGCGGCTCGCGGTACGGCACGAGCCCGCTCAGGCGGGGCCCTTCACCGTGGCCCTGGAGTTCGACGCCGAACACCTGGCGATGGCGGCCACCGTCGTCCCGGGCGTCGAACAGAGCGGGGAACGGAAGGTGGCGTACACCAGCGCCACCATGTACGAGGGCATCCGGACCTTCAAGGCGGTCACCACGATCGTCTCGGCTGCCGTGGAGGAGACCTATGGCTGA